In a single window of the Bacteroidia bacterium genome:
- a CDS encoding WG repeat-containing protein produces the protein MLTLFRRLILCQFCLLLFLPLIIPSQDLPELIPFKKNGKWGYSDPNRKIILDPVFDRAEPFNDGIARVEFKGKPQWIDLKGLPASPPLSLNLRKKMGYEVIMKNDKYGVANTMKEVIIKPQYDQLKHGIVTPGGEPDFSKKLFLVKTGKGWGIVNEKNEEVVPAEYEECKPFLLGFALIRKKDKWGAYNLKGKMILSPEYSSLSLGNCPVFLTEKKITADSSVFGFYHMEKRELTPTPYKDAGDMYYGMAAILKDSLWGYLNDEGKEVTEFKFHTAGPFLLDSGKFALVTLNKRSGIIDQDGQYIIFPSYKAITAFEEGLFVVQDTLERWGLLNRSGSVTVPVQYEQVSKPKEGYIAIKTGGKWGILDKDGGAVVAPLYEGELRIEGGGLFSVYDPGGELIGYISFYGTEYWWKEEDETK, from the coding sequence ATGCTCACGCTTTTCCGCCGGTTGATTCTTTGTCAGTTTTGTCTTTTACTTTTTCTCCCCCTGATCATTCCCTCCCAGGATCTGCCGGAACTCATTCCATTTAAAAAAAATGGAAAGTGGGGTTACTCCGATCCCAACCGCAAGATCATTCTTGATCCAGTATTCGACCGTGCAGAACCGTTTAATGACGGAATTGCCAGGGTAGAATTTAAAGGAAAGCCACAATGGATTGATCTCAAAGGGCTTCCGGCCTCCCCCCCGCTCTCTTTGAATCTCAGGAAAAAAATGGGCTATGAGGTAATCATGAAGAATGACAAATACGGTGTGGCCAATACCATGAAGGAAGTAATCATTAAGCCTCAATATGATCAGCTTAAACACGGCATTGTTACTCCCGGCGGGGAGCCAGACTTCAGTAAAAAGCTCTTTCTTGTTAAAACCGGTAAGGGCTGGGGCATTGTGAATGAAAAGAATGAAGAAGTGGTGCCGGCCGAATACGAGGAATGCAAACCTTTTCTGCTGGGTTTCGCCCTCATCAGAAAAAAGGACAAATGGGGGGCCTATAATCTTAAAGGAAAAATGATCCTCAGCCCGGAGTATTCCAGCCTTAGCCTGGGCAACTGTCCCGTATTCCTGACAGAAAAAAAGATCACTGCAGACAGCTCTGTATTCGGATTTTACCATATGGAAAAGAGAGAACTCACCCCCACACCTTATAAAGATGCCGGGGACATGTATTACGGAATGGCAGCCATTCTGAAGGACAGTCTCTGGGGTTATCTGAACGATGAGGGAAAAGAAGTAACAGAATTCAAATTTCATACCGCCGGTCCTTTCCTGCTCGATTCAGGTAAATTTGCATTGGTAACATTAAATAAGCGATCCGGCATTATTGACCAGGACGGGCAGTATATCATTTTCCCTTCTTATAAAGCCATCACCGCATTTGAAGAAGGTTTGTTTGTAGTTCAGGACACGCTGGAGCGCTGGGGGCTGCTCAACCGTTCCGGTTCAGTGACAGTACCCGTACAATACGAACAGGTGAGCAAACCAAAAGAGGGTTATATTGCGATTAAAACGGGCGGTAAATGGGGCATTCTGGATAAAGATGGTGGCGCCGTGGTGGCGCCTCTTTACGAGGGCGAATTACGGATTGAAGGCGGAGGATTATTTTCCGTTTATGATCCCGGCGGAGAACTCATCGGATATATTAGTTTTTACGGAACCGAATACTGGTGGAAGGAAGAAGACGAGACGAAGTGA
- the fumC gene encoding class II fumarate hydratase: MEYRIEKDTMGEVKVPAGKYWGAQTERSRNNFKIGPEASMPKEIIYAFAYLKKAAAHANTELKVLAKEKTEMISKVCEEILAGKLDDQFPLVIWQTGSGTQSNMNANEVIAYRAHVISGGKLTDEKKVLHPNDDVNKSQSSNDTYPTAMHIAAYKLTVECTLPGMKSLRDTLDKKAKEFQSIVKTGRTHFMDATPLTLGQEFSGYVQQIDNSIRCIKNALEVVRELALGGTAVGTGLNTPKGYDVLVAKKIAEFTGLPFVTAPNKFEALAAHDAMVELSGAFKRSAVALMKIANDVRMLSSGPRSGIGEIIIPDNEPGSSIMPGKVNPTQPEALTMVCAQVMGNDMAVAIGGSNGHFELNVFKPLIAANVLQSARLIGDACVSFNEKCATGIAANKDMVKRHMENSLMLVTALNPHIGYENAAKIAKKAHKENKTLREAAIELGLLTNEQFDQWVKPEDMVGSLK; encoded by the coding sequence ATGGAATATCGCATTGAAAAAGACACCATGGGGGAGGTAAAAGTACCTGCCGGAAAGTATTGGGGTGCGCAAACGGAACGTTCCCGCAACAATTTTAAGATCGGCCCGGAGGCCAGTATGCCGAAAGAAATCATTTATGCCTTTGCCTATCTGAAAAAAGCGGCTGCCCATGCCAATACAGAACTCAAGGTACTAGCGAAGGAAAAAACCGAAATGATTTCGAAGGTATGCGAGGAAATCCTTGCCGGCAAGCTCGATGACCAGTTTCCGCTGGTAATCTGGCAAACGGGATCTGGCACCCAGAGCAATATGAACGCCAATGAAGTGATTGCGTACCGCGCGCATGTAATCAGCGGGGGAAAGCTAACGGACGAGAAGAAGGTGCTTCATCCGAATGACGATGTGAACAAATCACAATCTTCGAACGATACCTATCCCACCGCAATGCATATTGCAGCATACAAGCTAACGGTAGAATGTACCCTTCCGGGCATGAAAAGCCTGCGCGATACGCTCGATAAAAAGGCGAAGGAATTCCAAAGTATTGTTAAGACCGGCCGGACCCATTTCATGGATGCCACTCCCCTTACGCTGGGGCAGGAATTTTCCGGATATGTTCAGCAAATCGATAACAGCATACGATGCATTAAAAATGCTCTCGAAGTAGTACGCGAACTGGCGTTGGGAGGAACAGCGGTGGGTACCGGACTGAATACACCCAAAGGTTATGACGTACTGGTGGCAAAAAAAATCGCCGAGTTCACGGGACTCCCCTTCGTAACTGCACCCAACAAGTTTGAAGCCCTGGCTGCGCACGATGCCATGGTGGAGCTTTCCGGAGCTTTCAAACGGTCTGCCGTAGCACTGATGAAAATTGCGAACGACGTTCGAATGCTCAGTTCCGGACCGCGCAGCGGTATCGGAGAGATCATCATTCCCGATAACGAACCCGGCTCGTCCATCATGCCCGGAAAGGTTAATCCGACACAGCCGGAAGCCCTGACAATGGTCTGTGCCCAGGTAATGGGGAACGACATGGCAGTAGCGATTGGAGGCTCCAACGGTCATTTTGAGCTTAACGTCTTCAAACCACTTATTGCTGCCAATGTACTGCAGAGTGCCCGTTTAATCGGCGACGCATGCGTTTCATTCAATGAAAAATGTGCCACCGGCATTGCCGCCAATAAGGATATGGTAAAACGTCACATGGAAAATTCGCTGATGCTTGTTACAGCACTGAATCCGCACATCGGTTATGAAAATGCGGCAAAAATCGCAAAGAAGGCCCACAAAGAGAACAAGACCCTGCGTGAGGCTGCTATTGAACTCGGGCTACTCACTAACGAACAGTTTGATCAGTGGGTGAAACCGGAGGATATGGTAGGGAGTTTGAAATAA